GACAGAAACGTTTTGCCGATGCCGGTATCTCCGTAAAAGTACAGATTGGAAAATGTATCATCAAAGTGATCAATAAAATCATGACATTTCGCAACGGCATCTTTTGCTGTTGCCAAAGATGATAACCCGGTTGCAGGATTTATGTCTTTATCAGAATAATAGTCAAAAGAAAATGTGGAAAAATTCTCACGGAGCAGGATGCTTTTTAAATTCGACTGGGTATAGACTAAATCGATCGCAGCCTGTGTAAAACAGTGGCAGCGTTTCCCGTCAATAAAACCGGTATCTTTACAATCCGGGCACTCGTAAGCAGTTTCTAAATAATCAGCAGCCAGACCGGCTTTTTTTAGAAGATCCTTTTTCTCACTGCGGTAGGAGGCAATCTGTTCTTTTAAGGTATGAAGAGCTTTGGTATCGCCGTCTAAGAGCTTCTTTGCCTGTGCAACGGAACAGGTTGCGATGGCATCATCAATCTCGCGGAGACGCGGAATCTTGATGTAGGCATAGCGTGTCCGTTCTTCCCTGTCATGTTCATTTTTTAACTGCCGGGCATCGTATGCCCGTATGATCTCGTCATATTGCGAATTTGTCAGAGGCATGTTCTTATCCTAATCTCCATTTTTGCCTGTTTTAGTATGAAGACAATATTTTCATACTATTCTATGGTATCAGCGTTTTGAATTGGTTGTCAGTAACATTTTTTCAAGCTCATCATATTCATAGGAACGGTGTCCGATGTTGTTGAACTTATTTTTTGAACCAGCCGCTTCCTGTGCGGAAGTCTTTGCACGTTCTTTATGTTCAAGATTTAAACGTTTTACATCTTCCATGGTATGTACGTTTAATTTACGCCAGTTCGAAAGCATTTTATCCGTGTAAGGAAAACTCGGCTGATGGATACTCTGTATGGTCTGCTGACATGCCGCACAGATGATGTCGATGGAAAAACCATACTCGGAACGCCATTTTTCAATGAAGTCTGTTTCAGATGGAACGAGATTCCTTCCGGTAATGCCAAAGGAACGCATTACTGCATAATAAGCCGGACTGTGGATCTTTGCTTCCTGTTTGGCGGAGGTTACAGTCCGGATACCGCTTTCTGCCCATTTCAACGCCGTAGCTTCGATGTAGCGGATCGCAGTATGGTTTTTGCTTACGCAGTATTCCACCAGATATTCGATCAGATCCGGTGAAAAAGAAAGTTCTTCATATAAATACAAAAGCGTGTTTGTATCAGTCTGGCTGAGAGGGCGTCCGAGATAGCGTTCTGTAATAAAAAGAAGTTCTGCGATCTGGTCATTTTCCTGAAACTGTTTTAATTCATCGCGGGTGTAATCCCTCTTTGGAGGAAAACTTTCCGTATCTGCAGAAGAAATACCATCATCATCTGAGGAGGTGTATTCGTCTGCAGATGATGAAATGTTGTTTGAGTCGGGTGCCTCTGCGGCAGATTCATTTTCTGAAAATTCGCCGGTTACATCAGTTTTATCTCTGGATGCAGAATCAATAAGGCACACACCGGTTAAGTTATGATCTGTATCGTATTCCAGACGCAAAAGATGCATGCGTTCCCAATAACTTAAGGCACGTTTTACATCTTTTTCTGTGTGTTCGAATTTATCTGCAATGGAAGAAATCGAAAAAGCGGAATCCGGGGCATTCATCAGACGCAGCAGGTACAGGTAGATCTTTACAAATTCTCCATTTGCGTCAGACATATATTCATCAATAAAAATATTCGATACACTCGTGGCAGAAGATGCGCTGTCACTGTGGATTAGTATTTTAGCCATGAAGGAAACCCTCTTTCGATAATATTCTAAAAGTATAAGCATAAATATTTGCTGCGCCACAAATTATAGCATAGGAAAAGAAAAAAGAGAAGAACAATTTTGAATACAAATGCTGTAAAATCAAGGGTTAAGGGGAATGTGGATAATGTGGATAAAAAGTGAATACATAAAAAACGAAAGTGATGGCAACTGTGACAAAATACAGAAAACAAGGGACATGAAAGAAAACGGAACAATAAAAGAGGGACATGTTATGTCGACAAGAAAAATCCACATTCGATGGTTGAAGTTTTCCCCAATCGAATGTGGATAATGTGGATAACTTATCTGCCAAGAAGGTGTTCACCAACGTTTACGATATCTCCGGCACCCATAGTTATCAACAGATCACCGTTTATACATTTTTTCAATAAAAATTTCTCGATTTCTTCAAAGGAAGGGAAATAATAGCATTCTGTTCCTTTGTCCTTTAATTTTTCAAGGATATCTTTCGAGCTGATTCCGTAAGTATTTTTCTCGCGGGCAGCATAGATATCTGCAAGAACGACTACGTCAGCCATGGAAAGCACATCTGCAAAGTCATCTAAAAATGCTTTTGTCCTGGAATAAGTGTGCGGCTGGAAAGCTAAGACCAGACGTTTGTGCGGATAATTCTTTGCAGCAGTTAATGTTGCACGGATCTCTGTCGGATGATGCGCATAATCATCAATGATAGTAACGCCATCCACACATCCTTTATATTCAAAACGACGGTCTGCACCTCCGAAAGCGGATAAACCGGCGAGGATCGCATCCTTTGAAATGCCAAGGTCAAGTGTAAGTGCAATCGCTGCAAGCGCATTTGAGATATTGTGCATGCCTGGAACATGCAGTTTGACATCCATGACCGGAGAACCGTGATGCATAGCTGTAAAGGAAGCACATGCTGTCTCATCAAATGTAACAGCGGACGGATAATAGTCGCAGGAGTCATTCAGACCGAAAGTGATCACCTTGGGATCTAAACCATCTGTAAGCTCGGTGTAATTTTCAATTTCACCGTTGATAATGATCGCACCGTCTTTTTTTGTATTTCCTGCAAATTTTCGGAATGAATTGCGGATGTCCTGAATATCTTTAAAGAAGTCAAGGTGTTCCGCTTCCACGTTTAAAATGACACTGTAGCGTGGATAAAAATGAAGAAAACTGTTGGTATATTCGCACGCTTCGGATACAAAAATATCGGACTTGCCTACTTTTATATTGCCGTCGATGGCTTTTAAAATCCCACCCACGGAAATAGTAGGATCTGCATTTGCGGCAAGAAGGATCTGACTGATCATGGATGTGGTCGTCGTTTTTCCGTGGGTACCGGCAACGGCGATGGAATTGTTGTAATTGTCCATGATCTGGCCAAGCAGTTCTGCACGGCTTAACATTGGGATGCTGCTCTCTCTTGCGGCCGCGTATTCCGGATTGTCTTCACGGATGGCTGCGGTGTAGACGATAAGATCAATGTCATCGCTAAGGTTTTCGGCCTTCTGACCGTAAAAAATACGGGCACCCATGTGCTCTAAATGTCTGGTCAGTCCGGATTCCTTTGTGTCAGATCCTGAGATGGTAAAATGTTCTTCTAAAAGTATCTCAGCAAGACCACTCATGCTGATACCGCCGATCCCGATGAAATGGATGTGCAGCGGCTGGTTGAAATTGATTTTATACATTTATTGATACCTGCCTGTTTTTATTAATAATTCTGTTTGTTTCATTATACCCGTATGGAATCAATTTGCAAATTCTTTTGAGGAAAAATCTTTTCGACAGAAAAAAAGAATTGTAGATAAAATTTTATCAATTTGTGCAATGTGTCAAAAATATGTAAAAACGATAAAAAATATTGTGAAAAATGATGTACATGAGATTTGAAGTGTGGTATAATTAAAAATACCAAAAGGAATAGATTGACTAGAAAGTGACGAGAGGTGATTGACGTGATTCGAAAAGAAATGATAGCCATGCTATTGGCTGGAGGACAGGGCAGCCGTCTTGGAGTGCTTACAGCAAAGGTTGCCAAACCCGCAGTTGCGTTTGGAGGAAAGTATCGTATTATCGATTTCCCACTCAGCAATTGTATTAATTCAGGAATTGATACCGTTGGTGTTCTGACACAGTATCAGCCGTTACGTTTAAATACCCATATCGGAATCGGTATTCCGTGGGATCTTGACCGTAACAATGGCGGTGTAACGGTGCTTCCACCTTATGAGAAGAGCAATAACAGCGAGTGGTACAGTGGAACAGCAAATGCAATCTACCAGAATATGAATTACATGGAGAGCTATAATCCGGAATATGTCCTGATCTTATCAGGTGACCATATTTATAAGATGGATTATGAGGTAATGCTCGATTTCCATAAAGAAAATCATGCAGATGTAACGATTGCAACAATGCCGGTACCGATCGAGGAAGCAAGCAGGTTTGGAATCGTGATCGCGGATGAAAATAAAAAAATACAGGATTTTGAGGAGAAACCGGCAGAGCCGAGAAGTAATCTTGCATCCATGGGAATCTATATTTTCAGCTGGAATGTTTTGAAGGAAGCATTACATGCCATGAAAGACCAGAGTGGCTGTGATTTCGGCAAGCATATTATTCCATACTGCCATGAGAGAGGAAAACGTCTTTTCGCCTATGAATTTAATGGTTACTGGAAGGATGTTGGAACCTTAGGCTCCTATTGGGAAGCCAATATGGAACTCATCGATCTGATCCCGGAGTTCAATCTGTATGAAGAATACTGGAAGATCTACACAAAGAGCGATATCATTGAACCGCAGTATCTGTCAGAAGATTCTGTGGTTGAGAAGAGTATTATCGGTGAGGGATCTGAAATATATGGAGAAGTGCACAGTTCTGTCATCGGTGCAGGTGTTACGATCGGTAAAGGCAGTGTAGTAAGGAATTCAATAATTATGAAAGGGACACAGATTGGTGAAGGTGTCACGATAGATAAGTCAATCGTTGCAGAAAACTGCCATATTGGTAACAATGTGGTGCTTGGAGTCGGTGAGGAAGCACCGAACAAGCTGAATGCAAGTATATATTCTTTTGGTCTTGTAACAATAGGTGAAGATTCCGTGGTGCCGGATGGCGTTCAGATAGGAAAGAATACGGCAATTTCCGGAGTTACGGAAAAAGAAGATTATCCGGATGGAATTCTTGGAAGCGGTGAAGTAATTATTAAGGCAGGTGACTCAGAATGAAGGCAATAGGTATTATTTTAGCTGGCGGTAATAACAGCCGTATGCAGGAACTATCCAATAAAAGAGCGATTGCAGCAATGCCTGTCGGAGGCAGCTATCGCAGCATTGATTTTGCACTCAGCAATATGAGCAATTCGCATATACAGACAGTTGCAGTACTGACACAGTACAGCGCCAGATCCTTAAATGAGCATCTGAGTTCCTCAAAATGGTGGGATTTCGGAAGAAAACAGGGTGGACTGTTCGTATTTAACCCGACAGTTACGGTTGATAACAGCTGGTGGTATCGCGGAACGGCAGATGCCATGTATCAGAATATCAGCTTCTTAAAGAAACGCCATGAACCGTATGTCATCATTACGAGCGGTGATTGTGTTTATAAGATTGATTACAATAAAGTACTTGAATATCATATCGAAAAGAAAGCGGATATCACGGTAGTGTGCAAAGATATGGCACCGGATGTGGATGTAAGCCGTTTTGGTGTGGTACGGATGAATGAAGATTCCAGGATCGTAGAATTTGAAGAGAAACCGATGGTATCCCAGTCTAACACCATTTCTACCGGTATTTATATCGTGCGCAGAAGGCAGTTGATCGAGATGTTAGAGCGCAGTGCAGAGGAAGGACGCTGGGATTTTGTTACGGATATTCTGATTCGTTATAAAAATATGAAGCGTATCTATGGTTACAAGATGAAAGAATACTGGAGCAACATCGCAACTGTTGAGTCTTATTACCAGACAAATATGGATTTCCTGAAACCGGAGGTACGCAGATACTTTTTCCATGATGAGCCGAAGATCTATTCAAAGGTTGATGATCTCCCACCTGCAAAA
The Roseburia rectibacter DNA segment above includes these coding regions:
- a CDS encoding glucose-1-phosphate adenylyltransferase → MIRKEMIAMLLAGGQGSRLGVLTAKVAKPAVAFGGKYRIIDFPLSNCINSGIDTVGVLTQYQPLRLNTHIGIGIPWDLDRNNGGVTVLPPYEKSNNSEWYSGTANAIYQNMNYMESYNPEYVLILSGDHIYKMDYEVMLDFHKENHADVTIATMPVPIEEASRFGIVIADENKKIQDFEEKPAEPRSNLASMGIYIFSWNVLKEALHAMKDQSGCDFGKHIIPYCHERGKRLFAYEFNGYWKDVGTLGSYWEANMELIDLIPEFNLYEEYWKIYTKSDIIEPQYLSEDSVVEKSIIGEGSEIYGEVHSSVIGAGVTIGKGSVVRNSIIMKGTQIGEGVTIDKSIVAENCHIGNNVVLGVGEEAPNKLNASIYSFGLVTIGEDSVVPDGVQIGKNTAISGVTEKEDYPDGILGSGEVIIKAGDSE
- the murC gene encoding UDP-N-acetylmuramate--L-alanine ligase; its protein translation is MYKINFNQPLHIHFIGIGGISMSGLAEILLEEHFTISGSDTKESGLTRHLEHMGARIFYGQKAENLSDDIDLIVYTAAIREDNPEYAAARESSIPMLSRAELLGQIMDNYNNSIAVAGTHGKTTTTSMISQILLAANADPTISVGGILKAIDGNIKVGKSDIFVSEACEYTNSFLHFYPRYSVILNVEAEHLDFFKDIQDIRNSFRKFAGNTKKDGAIIINGEIENYTELTDGLDPKVITFGLNDSCDYYPSAVTFDETACASFTAMHHGSPVMDVKLHVPGMHNISNALAAIALTLDLGISKDAILAGLSAFGGADRRFEYKGCVDGVTIIDDYAHHPTEIRATLTAAKNYPHKRLVLAFQPHTYSRTKAFLDDFADVLSMADVVVLADIYAAREKNTYGISSKDILEKLKDKGTECYYFPSFEEIEKFLLKKCINGDLLITMGAGDIVNVGEHLLGR
- a CDS encoding ATP-binding protein; the protein is MPLTNSQYDEIIRAYDARQLKNEHDREERTRYAYIKIPRLREIDDAIATCSVAQAKKLLDGDTKALHTLKEQIASYRSEKKDLLKKAGLAADYLETAYECPDCKDTGFIDGKRCHCFTQAAIDLVYTQSNLKSILLRENFSTFSFDYYSDKDINPATGLSSLATAKDAVAKCHDFIDHFDDTFSNLYFYGDTGIGKTFLSNCVAKELMDHGHSVIYFTAFQLFDILSKGVFAKDEEAIAANENIFTCDLLIIDDLGTELTNSFTTSQLFLCLNERILHRKSTIISTNLGLSQLTDLYSERILSRIMDNYVLIKLFGEDIRMQKRRR
- a CDS encoding DnaD domain protein — translated: MAKILIHSDSASSATSVSNIFIDEYMSDANGEFVKIYLYLLRLMNAPDSAFSISSIADKFEHTEKDVKRALSYWERMHLLRLEYDTDHNLTGVCLIDSASRDKTDVTGEFSENESAAEAPDSNNISSSADEYTSSDDDGISSADTESFPPKRDYTRDELKQFQENDQIAELLFITERYLGRPLSQTDTNTLLYLYEELSFSPDLIEYLVEYCVSKNHTAIRYIEATALKWAESGIRTVTSAKQEAKIHSPAYYAVMRSFGITGRNLVPSETDFIEKWRSEYGFSIDIICAACQQTIQSIHQPSFPYTDKMLSNWRKLNVHTMEDVKRLNLEHKERAKTSAQEAAGSKNKFNNIGHRSYEYDELEKMLLTTNSKR
- the glgD gene encoding glucose-1-phosphate adenylyltransferase subunit GlgD, translated to MKAIGIILAGGNNSRMQELSNKRAIAAMPVGGSYRSIDFALSNMSNSHIQTVAVLTQYSARSLNEHLSSSKWWDFGRKQGGLFVFNPTVTVDNSWWYRGTADAMYQNISFLKKRHEPYVIITSGDCVYKIDYNKVLEYHIEKKADITVVCKDMAPDVDVSRFGVVRMNEDSRIVEFEEKPMVSQSNTISTGIYIVRRRQLIEMLERSAEEGRWDFVTDILIRYKNMKRIYGYKMKEYWSNIATVESYYQTNMDFLKPEVRRYFFHDEPKIYSKVDDLPPAKYNAGSDVRNSLIASGCIVNSKVENSILFKKVFVGKNCVIKNSIILNDVYIGDNTHIENCIVESRDTLKANTYYCGDNGIKIVSENNERYVL